TCAACTCACAGCACCTTCCCCTGCCTGGCAGGACTGTGCTGGTATGTGATCAGCCTATGAGAGCCCATTAtgttattctccccattttacagatgaagaaatggggaGAGTGGTCAAGCAATCGAGCTGAACCTGGGTTGTTCTGACCATAAACCCAGCCCACACAGGAGCAATGGTGGATGTGATGAATGAGGCTTGGATTTTGTACGGTACTAGGGAGTTTGAACTTTATTCTCTAGATAATGGGGAGCCAGCAGAACTGGGGAGTTCCAGGGGAGGTACTCCATCATATTTCTCACCATCTGACACAATACCTATTTACTTGCATTTTACTATAGGTTTCCCTTCAATGGGAGTAAAGTAGATGGGGGCAAgccctttgttttttgttcagGGCTGTGAACATGCCTGGAACCTTCGAAAAGCTTCTAAAAAGTTCAGTAAACATCtgtagaagaaagaaacagagaggtaTTATGTATTAGCAGCAACTTGTGCATTTTACACATACCTCGTTTAACATCCTCATGAAGTAGgagacacccccccacacacatacatacacacatgacCACCTTTTTCCCCAGGTAAGGAAAATGgggttcagagagattaagtcacTTTTCTGGGGACAAAGGTAAGCAGgttggcagaaccaggatttaaacccaggcagttggggatccctgggtggcatctgccttccactcaagtcctgatcctggagacccgggatggagtcccacatcgggctccctgcatggagcctgcttctccctctgcctgtttctctgcgcccccccccccatgaataaataaataaaatctttaaaaataaaaaaataaacccaggcAGTCGGACTCCAAAGCCTGGACTTCTAACACTACCCTATCTAGCCTCACCGCGGAAAGCTATTCTGGCCGcatggaagggggaggggggtgtttCTGAGGCTGAGAAAAGACTCAAGAGGCTAGcggagggggacacctgggtagctctgtggttgagtgtctgccttcggctccgggcatgatcctgggatccaagggttgatcctggaatcctgggatcgagtcctgcatcggggtccccacgggaagcctgcttccctctgcctatgtctctgcctctcaagaatgaatgaatgaataactaaacaaatatatgaaaggaGAGGGCAGCCAGGTTAGCTAGATGAACGTTTGAGGCTTCTACCCTGTCCTTGCATCACCTTGACTTTGGCTTGCCTTCCTCTTCCAGGTCCCCGCGGCTGAGGAAGCGGTGACCCAGAGCACCCCGGCGCTAACGGCCGTGCCCCCTGCAGCCCTACAGCCATAGCCCACACTCCCAGGCGCTGCTTGCTCCGCGATGCGCTCTGCGCAGCCTCCGGGCCTCGCCCCGGAGACTAACACCAGGCCGGGGCCCCGGCGTGCCCGCTGATGCCCCGGGCCCAGCTCCTCGTCACGCTCCGGTACCATGCTGACCGCCTCCGCCAACAGCTCCGTCCTGCCATGCCCCGACTACCGGGTCACCCACCGCCTGCACATGGTGGCCTACAGCCTGGTGCTGGCCGCGGGGCTCCCGCTCAACGCGCTGGCCCTCTGGGTCTTCCTGCGCGCACTGCGCGTGCACTCCGTGGTCAGCGTGTACATGTGCAACCTGGCGGCCAGCGACCTGCTCTTCACGCTCTCGCTGCCCGTGCGCATCTCCTACTACGCCCTGCACCACTGGCCCTTCTCCGACCTCCTGTGCCAGACGGCCGGCGCCGTCTTCCAGACCAACATGTACGGCAGCTGCATCTTCCTGACGCTCATTAACGTGGACCGCTACGCGGCCATCGTGCACCCGCTGCGGCTGCGCCACCTGCGGCGGCCCCGCGTGGCGCGGCTGCTGTGCCTGGGCGTGTGGGCGCTCATCCTGGTGTTCGCCGTGCCCACCGTCCTGGTGCACCGGCCCTCGCCCTGCAGCCACGACGGCGGCCGGGCGCGACTGTGCTTCGAGAGCTTCGGCGACAAGCTGTGGAAGGGCGGGCTGCTGCCGCTCGTGCTGCTGGCCGAGGCGCTGGGCTTCCTGCTGCCGCTCGCGGCCATGCTCTACTCGTCGGGCCGGGTCTTCTGGACCCTGGCGCGGCCCGACGCCACGCGGAGCCGGCGGCGGCGGAAGACCGTGCGCCTCCTGCTGGCCAACCTCGTCATCTTCCTGCTGTGCTTCGTGCCCTACAACGCCACGCTGGCCGTCTACGGGCTGCTGCGGGGCAAC
This region of Vulpes vulpes isolate BD-2025 chromosome 8, VulVul3, whole genome shotgun sequence genomic DNA includes:
- the LPAR5 gene encoding lysophosphatidic acid receptor 5, with product MLTASANSSVLPCPDYRVTHRLHMVAYSLVLAAGLPLNALALWVFLRALRVHSVVSVYMCNLAASDLLFTLSLPVRISYYALHHWPFSDLLCQTAGAVFQTNMYGSCIFLTLINVDRYAAIVHPLRLRHLRRPRVARLLCLGVWALILVFAVPTVLVHRPSPCSHDGGRARLCFESFGDKLWKGGLLPLVLLAEALGFLLPLAAMLYSSGRVFWTLARPDATRSRRRRKTVRLLLANLVIFLLCFVPYNATLAVYGLLRGNLVAAGSEACDRVRQVLMVMVLLASANCVLDPLVYYFSAEGFRNTLRGLGTWHRARTLATNGAQGALAERLTETTCMAGPAPASREPRGSSPPGTPLTQRREDSAL